Within the Apium graveolens cultivar Ventura unplaced genomic scaffold, ASM990537v1 ctg4518, whole genome shotgun sequence genome, the region TTTTTATCATACCGAGTGGAGTGCACCGATTCGAGATACTAAAATAGTTAAGATACTAAAATGCCAGAACTAAATGCATAACATAAAGATAAAAAGCTAAATTTTCATGAAAATAGAATCTTAGCTTACACAGGCAAAGAACATGCAAAGAGAAGACAAATGAAACAATCAGGAACTTACCAAATGCCTTCTATAACTTTACCGAAAAAAGTCATTGACAACTGCCTTGCCATTCCTTGACTCAAGTCATAGACGTTCAAGCATACCTTGTGACCTTCCTGAATCCAATAAGCAACTATAATTAAATGCTGAACATGTACAAATTAGTGACAACAATTTGTTAACAAAAACATACAGGGAAATTCATACAATTAGATATCCAACACAGTTCCCCTTGACATAATTAGCTATATACCACtgatataaaaaaaatactagtaaactattagttattttaaaaaaatatatatatactggaATTAGCTACCAACATGCTCATTATCACAAGAAAGAATTGAATACCATGTAATCAGTAGACATGAAAGGATCGTTAACTTTACAtaatttacaaaaattaaaaaaacaaacaaaaatacaaatgaacaaccaaaaacacccaaattacctaaagttttaaatctttttctcagattaggtcatgtatacaacaagaagaaaagtataagcaacaagtttagacactaaattaataaaaaaaataagggtttcgaattagataaaaccctaatttacaaaattagggttttgaattcaaaaattctcaacttttaaaactggtgttcatgcagagaagaccagttcgattcaagtagatacaacacttaccgaaTTAAATAGGTTAATTGAAATAGGCTTAACGGAGAGATTGAGAGCGGAGAGAGGTTCAGAGAGAGAGAGCTTCtagttcgagagagagagagagagaaagagagaaagagagagagagagagattgtgatggtgagatgatggccggagttcagagagattgtgaggggagagaggttcgatcgagagagagagttgagagagagagaggtttgAATTTGTTGTGTCTGAAGATTGATttggggggaaccaaaatttggttaagggggaagAATTTTGAGATTGGGGGGAATGTAGAACTAAAAACTGAATGAAAATTTCACTAACGGGAGAAAGAAAAGGTGGGCGcgaatttatttttttttggtgaattttagacatcggtttaattataaccgatgtctacaaagaacaaagacatcataaaaacacggggtgatgtcaatactttttttaacatcagtggcaaagttaaccgatgtctaatgtgtgatgtctattgacattattcttaTAGTGAGTGTTAAGTAAAGAAATTATGATGCCTCGTATGGGGGACCTGGAGTATGTATGCTACTTTTAGGATAGTCGTGCAACAGGAAAGTGAGAACGGTTTGTAGGCCTACTCAGTGGTTGTCTGTTTGTTCTCTTTTCCCTCTTTGAGATCTGTTTCTAGAGTTTCTTCGCCTCTTATTTAGGGGAGTATTGGGTCTGTGTACTATTATATATCTTTCGTTTTTATAATGTACTAAGTGGCGACATCCTCATTTGCCTAACTCTTTTAATCATTGCCATGATATAGTGTTTGTATAACATATCAGAGGCTAGTTTCACCACTACAAATCACATCCACTCTGGTAATAATGAAGAGATCAATCTATCAGAAACTACTAGAGTGCCTTCGTCCTTGGGGGCGGCCATAATCTTTCGCCAAAATGTTCAGCTGCCTTTGAATTTATGTTTCGGTCCTGTTGAAAAATTTAAGATTAAAATAGTTATTAAACTTTATTGGGGGCAACACTGAATTATTTATTACGCACAATTAAGTTAAATCTGATGGTTCACCACCTGATGCTGGCGTCCTGCATATGGAGCCTTTGAAGTATATTTATCTTAAACAAGCAATATCCAAATATTGATATTTATATGTGAATCATCATACATAATACAGTGACTAAGTGTGTTAGTATCTTAATATAAGAATAAAGAAAGCTTCAATGTTTTTACCCAGACCAACATGTGCAGAAGAGTTCCTCAAAGCATGGAAAACCAGAAGAAGATTCAATAGTATACTAGCAAGCTTCACTAATGCCATTTTGTAGTTGAAAATGGTTTCAAAGATATGTGCTTAATATCTTGTTTTACAGGAAAAAGATATGAAACCGAGAATGCTTAGAGATTGGTTTTATAGGGCTACACCACTTGTGACTAGTATATTAAGGCTGACTCATTTGTAGATGTACAATGTGATTTCTGTATTGAATTATTATCTTTTACGTTTATGTATGATGAACATGCATAAATGGTGATGTTAATTTCACAAGAACATGCGCTATCTGGTTGAGATTAATTTTAGCAAGTCACTGGAAATCGTGGTTTACAGCAAATTCACGGGCACCGCCCCCTTTAGGTAAGTAAGGACGATTGGTATATTATAGGAATAATGTTAGAAGTGGAAGTTtatgaattatatatatatataacgaTTGATATGTTATAGAAATAATATTAGAAGTGGAAGTGtatgaattatatatatatatatatatattctgttTAATCCTAGTACTTCCAGGAAAAAAAATATAAGAGTGGGGATTGGAGCCCTTAACTTATAATTTAGCCACCATAATATAAGAAATTATTGAAGCCCAATATTTCCAAGAAAAAAAAACATAAGAGTGGGGATTGGAGCCCTTACCTTGTAATTCAGCCACCATAATATAAGAAATTATTGAAGCAATGCTAGAATGTGGGTTGAGAAGTCACTACTGGAAAATAGTCAATAAACATCACTCTTTTAATATCAGTGGAAAAAATAACCGATGTAAAAAACAAGTTTTATATCGGTTATTTTTTCAAACCGATGTTAAAGACATGGTTTTACATCGGAGTTTTGAAAAACCGTTGTCTAAGAgtattttttcagaaaatataaactTATATTTCGCATCGGTTGTGTTTtaaccgatgttaaatactaaCTTTCACATCAGTCGTTTAAGAACCGTTGTTAAAGTCTGTTATTCGCATCAGTTCTTAATTAACCGTTGTCTAtgttaaaatttttaaaaaaattaaaaaacagaAGCTGGGAAAAATTTCCCTCTTTTGTAGTTAGCCCAATAATTCCCCCTTTTCCCAAATATTCCCCCCTTTATTTTCCCCCTTTTTACTCTCCTCTCACCCGAcatctctctcatctctctccctTCCCCCCTTTCCCCCTTTCTTTATTCTTTGTTTCACCGACACACAACTATCAACCCACAGACTCACTCATCTCAtctctcttttttctttttcctaTCTCATCTCTGTTTTACCCCCTTTATCCCTCTACAAAACGAATCGAGCAATTGAGTTTAATTAGGGCTTACACAAAATGAGTCTCTTCCGAGCTGCAATCGAGTCAAAGAATCGAGCCTAATTGAGTTTAATTTTTAAGTATTTTTCAGATTTGTTTTTTAATTTTGGTTTTTTAATTGAGCCTAATTTCTGAGTACTTTTTCGAATTTGTCAAGTATGTTTGAGCTCTACAAGAATGTATAAGATCGAATCAAGCCATATGCAAGCTCATGAATCAAGCCCCAATTTGTAAATTTCCCCCTCTCTCTCTCGCCCAGTTCCAAGTGGTTGGTTGTGGTGGGTTTGGGCAGGCAGGTGGTGACTCCAATGGAGCTTATCAGCCGCGTGTTCAGATTTAGCTTCGTGCAGATTCATCTTAACTTCAGCTTCTTTAGCCTTTCTTTTCTCACGAGCTATCTGTTTTTCCTCTTTTGTTCTTGTTGTTGTTTTCTCTGCCTGCACTCTATACAAATATAAACCCTCTGGTTGATAACAATTTTACGGATATGTACATATGTATGtctattaaataaataaaataaccTTTTCTTGAAGATGGGCTTTGGTGATGTCAACATGCTCCTGACCAGCACTCGCTGCGTTGCTCACCTTCTCCTTCACATAATGCATTTCAGTTAGTCTCACCAACAAATACAAGTACTATGTCTATTGCAGAGGAATATGCTATGGATTAATATACTTCACCATTTCTCGTTCTGAAATTGTTCGTGTTTATGATGACCTTGTATCTGTACTATAGCTATGGCTATAAAAGAGGAACTACTTTATTTTTGGTAATTCGTTGGCTGGTAGGTTCTTCGTGGCAGGCTAGATAAAATGAGTATGGATCAACTGATTCTGAGATAAGATCAATTTTTTACCCTTTCGGTGTTCTCTGAAGTAGAGTTTTCTTGTAGTGGTATGTACTTCTTCTCTTATGATTCTGAAATGAGATCGCTTCGTTTGGTCGAGACAAAGTGTTGTATAAAACATgcctgtaccttaacaagactaagacaatttgtcaaccctaagtaagttgtattgttatctaaatttgtattttgtacttgtaacacttaatgtttgtaaaaatgcaaaggagcagactggagtctttttcctgaaacagtatcaagcctaaggattctatctggaagaagatcaaggtgatcatgcctcaaagaattttgaagaaacttggagttaaATATATCTGTTTGGTTAAAtatactctaagtcaagatctctaaaatcacagatttagtgttatagagaagtcattcgagaactccaaatgacttatcgagaagtcaggaaagctactagagaactcagagaggtatcgacaagtcaagaagacatgaaggttggagatatcgacaagtcatttcttcactagaaaactcagagttatcaacaagtctacattcattagagaactctgagttatcgataagtcaaagttcactagagaactcagagatatcaataagtcaaaattcactagagaactctaagttgtcgacaagtgaaagtgaagacatgatgctgagagatctcgacaagccaaaatttcattcgagaactcagagacccctataagtcaaattcactagagcattagagatctcatttagtcattatacttatcgagatgtcaagatctctatatgcctaattggatatctcgagtgaaattctcaaagtacaaaatcacagaccagctcaatattcaagataaacaatcaacaaacaatcccaccagctggattgacaagtctacaaaaagcagcttgaagaatgtacaagatcaatggtgaagattaactgacagaggaagatcaagataatcataggatgctaaagatatgctaagccagaaatggaagagttacttttttaaaaatagaaatgacaagtgacagtttagaaaagctaatagcatgtcttattgtacactgtgtaaactagcagttaactgaattataaagttaacactggtcctttagtcagcagtaacaatttagatagaaatcttgtaactctctcaagaagaagctaagctttTTATCAAAAAAGAGCCTagaattttgtagcaaaatattcttaattttaatataaaattaagtggaTTTTGAAGATtcgtgttctttattttctgcaagcttaatttctgcatgaacacattttactacaagatttaatttactttgttcagccataaacattcaagaaaagcctaaaaacatctaaaacacattcaccccccttgtgtgttattcatttcctaacaagtggtatcagagcaaaatctgaaagtaaacagattcaagatcttggaagattgaatacacagaaaattagtagcatcaaaatttctacctttgacaaagctaactacactctttggaaaaagaaaattatGTTGTTTATCtggatggccaatccactctacattcagatattcaagaatgggcccttcactcctatggttagagttgaggaatctacagatggagatatggttattccagctcattatgttCCCAAGGACCCTGCAGAATACTCTGAGCTTGAGAaagagaaagtctccctggatagtggcttgcagttaatcttaattaagtcacttgacaatgtaatgtataaaaacattgtcaactgtgacactgcaaaacagatctgggaaaagatagagatattgtgtgagggaactgaagaagttaggtcaaaccaaagaagaatattgatttcacagtatgagggttttatggcaaagccaaaggaaggcattactgatgtgtttgaaagattcaataagctgataaatgacttgcaacttcatgacaaatattatgaagctgaagaagtgaacctaaagttcttgcgtactctccctgatcatttagaacagaaaatctcagcaatcagggaagggagagacttgagcagaataacactagaagttctatatggaattctcaagaCGTAAGAACTAgaaatgatttataggaaatcattgagatctggccaaggacatgttgtagatggctcaagtgctttaattgtcaatgaaagctaaacatctactgatgagccaagatctcaaactccagttgcctcaacaagtgagcaaagaacaaatgattcacaggaacaaatcattctggaattggaagaagatgagttctacactcttgatgaactggatgaactagatcagtcaatggcctatctggatagaaaattcgctaacattagagtaaagaatccaagatacttcaagggtaaaggactgtctttcaacaaagacagcagctggaaagaaaaagggaagtacacttctgaaagcaaaactggctacaaaactggatttattgatagatctaagataaggtgcttcaactgtgatgagttgggtcattttgctacagaatgcaggaaccCTAAGAAAGtaaagaaggataaagcttatcttgaacttgaagcaaagtatgaaactcttctgaagaaacagcaaagcaaagcttatattgcagaaggtaaaagttgggatgactctgaaaatgatgaagatgaagaatttggaaactatgcactcatggccttggagcaaggagaatcatcctcatctaaatcacaggtaccaactcttaccacaattgatttaaatgtaaagcaatataaggaaactatagAGAAGATGaacacataaatgtttcacatccacacaagcatggttgctgctaatgaagaagttagtagattaacaaagataaatgagaagcttgaaagtgagaagcaagaaactgaattgttgttggtggagcttaaagctttaaaacaagaaaatgcatatctaaagaacaagctcaagtgtgcaaataaaattgaagcagtgctaagggagaagctggaaaagaatgaagtgaagctgaaatctttcagaaatgcatctgaactggtcggacagtaccatgagaaaaataagccatgtgcaaacattgttattggccttgactatatgctatgaatgacaaaaagaagactgcaggtgacaaagggaaagcaaagaaaactgaaAATGCTCCATCCTTTTTGGAAGAGGTTAAttcacctatattcaaagcatgtgaagtcaacttcagtgaagaagaattgattatcaagcaagaaattgctgatgaggacaaagagaagaaaactgaagaatcaagtcagtcttccaatactgaagagaagctcatggataaacAAAGTTCAAAGACACAtgttaaagaaaccaaaattgaagatgcaagaaagaaaaagaaatatagaaatgggaaaattgggataaacaaaagcaacaaatttgcttatgttacagatgctccaagaaagaaatatgaaaaatgtggctctgtgaatcacctaacttacctttgtaaaaaggcagttagcaagccaactgaaggagcctgcaaatacaatgaagcaaatgcaagcgatccctactccttctgtgacaagtttgaatgcattccttgcaacttaaaagtaatgaaaagttgtcacaaactgagagtagacctcaaaaaAACAAAAACCGGGTCTACAACAGAAAGGGAAAATGTTCAACaatcaatgaactctattttatatgaaattactcattctacttctgctaaaccagttaacaagaagaaagtacccaacattgcttgggtttttaaacacacttaaaactcattgtgtgcagggcaaagtgaaaaaagtcatctggatcatagatagtggatgttccagaaatatgacaggtgataaagccctgctatcacaggttgaggagaaagctgaccctttggtgaccttttgagacaacaacaaatgattcacaatgggatatggaaagattgtttctgaaaatgttgtcattgatgatgtagcactggtagctggtcttaaGGTGAATCTTCTAATTGTTAGCCAATTTACAGATAAAGGTTTTGAAGTTTATTCAACAAaaaagaatgcacttttatcagcaaggaaactagtgaagttgctctgaaaggagcaaggaaaggaagcttatttgttacagacttggactcaacaaataaggatggcatttgttgcttctacaccaaggcatgagaagaacaaagcaagctttGATATAAAAatctgtctcacttgaatttcaaggcaattaatacattggtcaaaaaggagttagtaagagacatgcccaaactggaatttgctcaagttgaagtttgtgaagcttgtcagaaaggaaaaatgaaaagatcaagtcacaagtcaaaaactgtgaattctgtaagtgcaccattgcagctcattcacatggacttgtttgggccagtaaatgtcttatctatttcaaggaacaaatatgcacttgtaatggtggatgatttctcaagatacacttgggaagagttcatgtactctaaagatgaaactccacacatcataattgagcacatcaagaagatagaaaaataggctgaagattacaaCTGTGTAATAAGATTGaaaagtgataatggaacaaaatttaGAAATACTACCTTGAGTGAATTATGCAaaagtaaaggcattgttcaataattctcagctgctagaacacctcaacaaaatggagtagttgaaaggaacAACAGAACATTaattgaagctgctagaacaatgctgcaagatgccagattgccaacaagtttctgggaagaggctgttaacactgcatgttacactaagaacagatatctcatcaacaaaacacatggtaaatcaccttactcaataaTGTCTAAAAGAAAGCAAACACATGTCAGAGCTGAAAAAGGTACTTGAGTTACTCCATTGATGCTTATTGCCTAATTTTATTTGTTTCATGATTTTTTACCTTTGTTAGTTGTCCAAAAAATGTTATGATGGAAAAACCAATGTGACAATGATCAAGAGCAACATTTAGGACTACATATTTCTCTGATATATTTGTCAATGACTATTGTGAGGTGTACAAAAACAACATTAAAGAATACACGGATCTTTCGATAATTAGACTTCTAATGGGCTTACAAAATAGTGCAATAAGGAGGATTCAAAATATAAGAGATAAAAAGGCTAAAAGTTATGCTGGAAATCCCATATGTCATAATGCCATGCGAAAATTTAACAAGTAAGTTAGTGTAAATTATGTTCTATGTTTTTGG harbors:
- the LOC141702007 gene encoding late embryogenesis abundant protein 18-like: MHYVKEKVSNAASAGQEHVDITKAHLQEKAEKTTTRTKEEKQIAREKRKAKEAEVKMNLHEAKSEHAADKLHWSHHLPAQTHHNQPLGTGREREGEIYKLGLDS